In Mus musculus strain C57BL/6J chromosome 9, GRCm38.p6 C57BL/6J, one genomic interval encodes:
- the Mobp gene encoding myelin-associated oligodendrocyte basic protein isoform b (isoform b is encoded by transcript variant 3), which yields MSQKMAKEGPRLSKNQKFSEHFSIHCCPPFTFLNSKREIVDRKYSICKSGCFYQKKEEDWICCACQKTSRRATSPQRPKHQPAASPVVVRAPPAKPKSPLMPAKPRSPPRPAKPRSPSRTERQPRPRPEVRPPPAKQKPPQKSKQPARSSPLRGPGTSRGGSPTRAPRFW from the exons ATGAGTCAGAAAATGGCCAAGGAGGGCCCCAGGCTCTCCAAGAACCAGAAGTTCTCCGAGCACTTCAGCATCCACTGCTGCCCACCCTTCACCTTCCTCAACTCCAAGCGTGAGATCGTGGACCGCAAGTACAGCATCTGCAAGAGCGGTTGCTTTTaccagaagaaggaggaggactggaTCTGCTGTGCCTGCCAGAAGACTAG CCGCCGTGCCACGTCCCCTCAGAGGCCCAAGCACCAGCCAGCTGCGTCCCCAGTGGTGGTCAGAGCGCCGCCAGCCAAGCCAAAGTCCCCTCTGATGCCAGCCAAGCCAAGGTCCCCACCGAGGCCAGCCAAGCCAAGGTCCCCTTCAAGGACTGAGCGCCAGCCGCGTCCCCGCCCAGAGGTCCGACCACCACCAGCCAAGCAGAAGCCCCCTCAGAAGTCTAAGCAGCCAGCACGCAGCAGCCCCCTCAGAGGGCCAGGCACCAGCCGCGGGGGGTCTCCCACCAGAGCTCCTAGGTTCTGGTAA
- the Mobp gene encoding myelin-associated oligodendrocyte basic protein isoform a (isoform a is encoded by transcript variant 1), translating into MSQKMAKEGPRLSKNQKFSEHFSIHCCPPFTFLNSKREIVDRKYSICKSGCFYQKKEEDWICCACQKTRLRRRSRSTPRKK; encoded by the exons ATGAGTCAGAAAATGGCCAAGGAGGGCCCCAGGCTCTCCAAGAACCAGAAGTTCTCCGAGCACTTCAGCATCCACTGCTGCCCACCCTTCACCTTCCTCAACTCCAAGCGTGAGATCGTGGACCGCAAGTACAGCATCTGCAAGAGCGGTTGCTTTTaccagaagaaggaggaggactggaTCTGCTGTGCCTGCCAGAAGACTAG attgaggaggaggagcaggtcAACCCCAAGGAAGAAGTGA